AAAATTCATTATACTGCATTACTATGAAATGAGATGATCTTACAGGATATGAGTTCCAGCTTGGTACTTGAACAAGACCCTGTGGTACAATCATCGGTGTATAGTTTGAAggactttgccatctagggcttggAATGAAAGAACCTCTTGGATAAGTCCAGCTTGCCATTGTTCCAGTATAGGAATGTGGACCAGTGCTTCCAGAGTTATGTACAGGAGGATAAATAGGGGAACCACGTGAAGAAGCCACCGCATTGAAAATTTCTGGATGGTTAAATTTACATGTATTCCCATATTTACACTGTCCCGTTTTTAAGTAGTATGCACACTCCCTTTCATTCTACAGCAGCAAAATAGATTTCAGCTCAGTACAACAAGCAGAAAAATATATAAAAGGATGGACAAATAAATTATTCTACTAACAGTACACAACTAACCGGTCGAAGTGGATATCCCAATGTGTTTAGCTGCACCATTCCTGCGATTCCAGCCTTTTCTCTAGGGTGATGGAATTTGCACGTAGGCCCAAACTTGCATGTTCCAGTCTTCAGGTAGTACTGCATGAAAACATTGAGAAATTCTATCAGTTCAACACTCCAGCAAAGCATCAAAATGCTAAAATTATActgcttgtactccctccattccgaattacttgtcgcaggtatggatgtatctagatgtattttagttctagatacatccatttctgcgacgagtaatttggaacggagggagtagattgcaAGATAGACTCTACAAACATGCCATGGAAACAAATAGTAATACCCTGTACTTTTACAAAGGCACTCTGAAATTGTGGTTATCATCCTGACAAAACTGAACCTAAATCACCTAGCGGTTATTTTCTTGATGTACGAGTACTTCTACAAATTCTTGTAACAGTTATCTTGAATGACTTGGTTGTCACATGACAATCAGTCCTTACAAATAAGCACTGAAGAAAGCACTAGGAGAATTACGAAGTCCTCATATGAACCACAACTTTTTTTCCTTGACCTATATAAAAGCATCAACCAAATTTAAGACCCCCTTTTCTCCACATGTTTTCGCTAAGCATTTTTAACAAGATAAATAATTGCTCCAACGCATTGCATAAGCAGAAAACAAGCCACACATGAGTATACGACACTGCTGATATTGTTAATCAAGGCAGCATGGCGTGAATCCAAGTAAAATCTATGGCACAACAACAGCTTCTGGAAGAACAAATGGCTCCTAAATATAATTACCTGACATTCAGGTTGTCCCACCCTCTCAGGATATTCTCCTTTCATTCTGGCAGAGGCAATAGCCTGACAATAAGCAGGTTAGTTGAGAAGAAAAATGTGAGATGAAGCAACAACAATAAGTATATAAAGAGGTTTCACAGAAAATTGGCAGTTAGTACTGTAATGACTCTAAGGAACAGGAATGATATCCAGCTCGCCGGTGGCAATCATGAATAATCCAAAAGAAAGTGGCATACTGGTGACAATTATCCAAAAGAAAAGTGGATTCTATCTACTATTACACATGAGTAACATATAGCAAACTTTATCCAATGCAAATGGAAAAGTACAGGGAATCATAGACTAGTAGACCCTCACCAGGCTAAAAACTTTTTATCAAAACATACTTACTGATGCTAGGATATTTATGTGCCTTCGAATGAGAAAGCACTTGACTATCTAAAGGTGGTCATATGAATCATGTTACTGAGCATTTTGCGCATTAATTATTTGCATTAAATTCGGTCAAAATTACTACATTTGACTCCATGGTGCAATAGGAACAAACCGACACAAGATGTTTCTCTTGTACTAATTGTGTATTCATCTTACAGTCCTGCTTATGTACTACATGAGGATATAACATATTGGAAAATGTACAAAACGTAACCCTGACGATTGCGAACATGTGACACAAAGCAGTATGGAAATAACAGCTGGGAGAGAGGTAGTTTCCTTACCGTATTCCTGTCCTGAGGGTGATTGAACCTGCAGCTCATGCCGAACCTGCACAATCCAGTCCTGAGGTAGTAGGTGCAGTCCGGTTCCCCTGGCCGCACAGGATATGGCCCAGATTGCATAGTGGCGCTGCTGCTCATGGCCATCTGCTGCCACATTCCCTCTGCATTGCGCACACACACAAAACTGATAAAAATCGAGATCAATAAGTTTGCAGATTGATTATTAAGGGCCAACAGAGTATCCACATTCCACAAGTAACAGCATGCAAAACATGGAAAGTAACAGCATCGCGGCCTGACACGATCAATCACCCTCAAAAACCCCAATTCCACGCCGACAGGGATGTACGCAAGACGATAGCTTTAGCCACCGTCAAAATCCGCTGGGGTTACCACTCCCCGATCCATGGCAGGATACCGTGAGAACGCCCACTGATTCCGCAGGAAATTGCGGAGACAAAAAAGTAAAGCCGAGCATCCGAGCTAAACCTACGGCGCGGAATTTAGCTTCCGATTATAACCCCAATTCCCCAAAACGGCCCGGGCGCTCGGGCGTGGTGGGGGGAGGAGCCACGGAAACCCTAACCTTCATAGAGAGCGTCAGGGTCGGGCGATGGCGGGTCGGCGGCCGCGGCGGTGGCCGTGGCggggggcggcggaggaggaggcgagggggcggcggcggaggccgtgACCGTCACCACCGCGGGAGCGGAGGCCCTTCCGGCTTCGTCCATCTTCGGCGAGCGGCTGGGTCGGCCATCACGcgatcgcggcggcggcggcggccattggGGGAGGGGCTCCGGCGAGTGATCGGTGGCGGTGTGTGCAGGATacagagggagagaggggaggcgccctgcCTGCCGCTGCCCCTTGTATTTATTTCTCCCCCTTTCTCTCGCTCTCTTTTTCGGTGCGCGGCCTGCTACGTGCACCCGCGCGTTGCACGCGCGCTGCCCGCTCTCGCGCGATTATTCCCTTTTTCTACCCGGCGAAATTGCAGCGCTTTGCTTTAAAAAATTATGATCACGGCAAGGGCAAAAGAAAAATCAGGGCCATCTTTGCAACTGTGTGTTTTACTATGTTGCGTTGGTTTCATCAACTTGAAAAGGATGGAGCACTCTAATTTTGCAGCTGGGAGAGGGAAGGTAGTTTACTCACCGACTTTCATGTCTTGAATCTTCTGATGATGAGTTTGCCCACGGACCCCGGTATTTATAACCATGCCCGATGGAAAGAGCTTTGACGAGGGGTGGCGGACACGGCGCCGCTCGGCTGGGTTTTATCCTTCATCTGCCATTTATGCGTGTAGATAGAGATGACGGGGGTGTCGGTGGTGGGAAAGGCAATGGTCAATGGCGGTATTGAAGAAAAAGGGGGTAGGTAGGGTGTGGGGCTAGCGAACGTTACGTCTGGCGGGGAAACCGAGAAGGATGTCGACAAGAATGGTGAGCTGGAGATTTGCGTGTGACCGGTGGCGTGGGCTGCAATGAGATAGAGGATAACATGCAAAAAAGATGAGGCGCCGAAAGGGGCGTGGGGCGATGGATGCCAGAAAGTGAAGGGATGAGGCACCGAAAAGGAGGCGCGGGATGCGGGGCGATGAATGCCAGAAGGCGAAGAGATGAGGCCCGAAATGGGGGCGCGAAACGCGGGGCGATGGATGCCAGAAGGCGAAGAGATGAAGCGTCGAAAGGGGGGCCGCAGGGCGATGGATGCCAGAAGGCGGAGAGATGAGGTGCCTAAAGGAGGGCGCGAAACGCGCGGCGATGGATGCCAGAAGGCGAAGGGATGAGGCGCCGAAAGGGGGGCGTGAAACGCGGGGCGATGGATGCCGGTAGGTGAAGGGATGAGGCGTCGAAAGGGGGCACGAAACGGCGGGCGATGGATGCCAGAAGGCAAAGAGATGAGGCGCCGAAAGAGGGGCGCGATACGCAGGGCGATGGATGCCAGAAAAGCGAAGAGATAAGGCACCGAAAGAAGGCGCGGGATGCAAGGCGATAAATGCCAGAAAGTAAAGAGATGAGGCAATGAAAAGTGCACTAAATGAGATATACGTTTCGCTGCCATATCTCGTTGTTTATGGCGTGTATAGATGAAGTGATGTCCGCGACTATCTTTCATGATCAGAAGTCAAATGCACTGTTTTAGTAGAAGCAAGGCGATAAAAAACGTTGAGACAGGTCAAAAAAAGCTACGTATAGCTATTTTTACACCTCAGTTTTGATAGTGGCATGCCTGATCCGGACTACTATTTCCATTATCTCTTTTCTTTATTACATGCATCTTGTATCTTTTACAATTTCCGTGGAGCCTTCAAAGAACAATGTTTTGTAAAACCTCGTCATGAGATCAAAAGACTCGTGACGTCCCGACTCTGTAAtaattttccttcttcttccttgtgtttTCAGGACCGAACAACTACGTTAGAGTGTGTCCGATAAAATTGATACGACGATGAATCTCCACCCCACTCGTAGTTAGTCATGATAAAATTAACGGTGGATGTCAATTGTTGTACAAAAATAAAACTGTATACACCAACACTATGCCGTATTCCCTCCGTCGATACGGATATTTATCTAGATACGGGTGATGGATCACGGAGGGAGCAGGTAAGAGCAACGCTATTTTTAGAATTTCATTTCATTTCACTCTCCGAAACGGAGACCCGGTCTAGTAGTCTTGGTAGGCAAATCATCAAATGGGAAAGGGAAAAGAGTGCGCTTGCGTGTGTGCGTGTTGACGACAAGTGGACGGGAGGGGAGCATCATCCGCGGCGGTGGTGCGCGTAACAATTCCGCCCGCACTGTGCATGGTGCCAGTGTGCCCGGGGCGCCCGCCTCGGGTGTTTTTCCCCGTCCATTTTTTTCCTCCCTTCCCCTGACCTGACGCTCCGCTCCTTTTACgcgtccctccctccctccctccttcttTTTGTTCGGGTGTGAATTGTGAGGAGAGGAGCGCCACCGCGGGAGTGGAGTGACCTCATCCAGTCGTTCCCCCACCCCCTTGATCTCCTTTTCGTTTTCCGCTTCGTTTTTTGCCCCCCTTttcctccatttcccattcgcGGGGGCCCTTTTTCTCCCTCGCAGAAAATACTTCTTTCTTTCTTCGCCAGCCTTTTGTCTCCCGGGGGGCTCCTCCACGGTCGCGTCGCGTCGCTTTCGCGGTCTCCCGTTCGATGCGTATcgcttcttttattttgttttttcgcTTCGTTCCGTTCCGTTCGGTTGCTGTGCTGCTGCTCACCGACCACCTGTGTTTTCCCGGCGTACTGCGATTCGGTCCGGGCGGCGACTTTGGGAGTCCGGCCTCTGGCCTTGCCTCGGGGGCCGGGGACGGATCCTCCTCCTCCGGCTTGGCGCTGAAGCGAGCAGTGGAGTGGAGGGACGGGGTGGTGGGGGGCTGGGTTTCCCGAGGCGGACACGGGTGATGCAGCAGCGGCGGTGCGTTGCGTTATGCTGTGTTGTGCGTGCGTGGTGGTCACCACGGACGGGGCTATGCTACGCTACGGCCTCGCCTAGTTGATGCGATGCCATGCCGATTCCGTATTCTGTAGAGATGGTGGGGGTGGGGGCGGGCGCGATCGGAATATGTGTTTTTTTCCAGGATAACACGTGTTCATTCATATCATAAGGTCATCTCTACCGCgtgaccctatcctgtccggccctgtccgtttggggtaaaagtgATAAATcgggcggcccagcgcgcgggagcaaacggacttttgtccgttttgtgtccgctttcaaCCCATCtccggcccaagtttgcgccgcttttggggtgaaacggacaccacgcggacGTGCTGGCCGTCTActcgtgtcctcccctggcccgcccatcGGTGGCACAGGGCAGGCATTTTTtatccgccccctcccccctcccttcctCCGGCCGCACCCCACTCCACTCTTTCCCACTCttttcctcgccgccgccgccgccgctgccattgcagccgtgcagCTCGGACGCGCGTCTCGCCCAGCCCCTTCCCCTCGGCGCCGTCGAGCTACCCAACCATGGCCACCtggtttgcgcacccgccggccggatttggggcggatccggtcggtcttgagctcgcccagctgtgggaggctgggccgcgccatggactggccgggcacctcgccggaaggccctggcagggccgcaaggccacatgcaggcagtggttCCTCCTCTAGTtgctcggatctgcaccgtcggtggtccgccggcagatacacgaatggcggCCGGCTGGGCTCGATGCTttcccaaaagctcgtcggcgcaccgttgccactcattaagtgcgaccactgcccaaggatggtcgtgcgccgcgtgtctacaacgccggaacatcccggatgggtgttcatcaagtgcttaaacgatggggtatgtgctctttttagcttcggtttgtgctttcggattagactagttgtgctaacttcaatttttattgtgtagaatggatacaagttttggtattgggaagaagagtacatcgatatattgatagagcgaaatttagtacatgttcgtgcacttttagctagcatagaggctgtagatgagacaagtgcacttgttgctagattagaggctagcCATGAGACTAGGTGTGAGGAAGCAACatcgacttctggcttgaagaagaaaggagggtgcAACATCaagcctcctccacagatcaacaatgagtgcatcgagaaggccctaacccaactcaagggagcagttatggaagttgggtatcttctaaaatgtatccttgttgttcttattttctttgaccttactttactagtcaaaatgtgatgatgtattgttatgtaccaaaaatgaatgataAAAAAGTTAAGGATTGCAAAGAAAAATGCAcgcggacaggatgcggccgggatgcgtccgcgcgctgggcgcacggccaccgcatccaggACATGCCCGGACACGAACCCaaatccctacccaaacggacagaatccggacaaaactgacgtccatttggggtcgcgcggtggagttggcctaaagaTTAAAGTGCAAGTCACATAAGGACCGACATGatgaaactgaaaagatagcataatatctctgagcttgacactaaCGCTAATCACCTGCCTTCGGCACCACTACAACAGTCACCGAAGAAAAAAAATGATGGATCACCTTTTCACCCGAGCTTGACgcagctccatcgctgatatgcagctttgcggaccttcgaggtggctcaccaaaagtgaagcccttgcCGTTGAACGAAGCAGACGGGGGTAACACCCCGGAGATGTCATCGAACTTCAGATCTGGCACTCCACCACAACTAAGACGCCGATGGAGGAAATCATACCAGCCATCCATGAACCACGAACCACGAACCGAGCACATGTTTCGTctttcagatgtcgtcgatgcagaccacaatctgcatccgctcctagaCTACCTCCCAAACTCTGCGCTGACGCTGGAGCAAACGCAGCCGCAACGGCGGAGCCgttggacacaggtccaccacgaggatgctgcCGCCATGCCACACCATCCTTGCTTGAATAGACCGATTTCCATATCCacccccaaccataggaccgatgacCTCGTCAGGGAAGGATCCAAAGAATCTTTATTCAACATTGTCATCCTCACGGGCGAAGCCAAGACGATGAACAGACTAAAAACCTAGACTATGAGGAAATAAAAATGATCCACACGTGTGAATCCGGCGACCCCCTCTCCCCCCTCCTTCACCACTGACGACCGAGGTCACCGGCAGAGAGGAGCCGCCGGAGGACTGCGCTGGAAGAATGGCCTCTCCTGGCGATGGCTAGGGTTCCGGCCGCCAAGGAGAGAGGAAAATGGTATGTATGATTGATGGGTATGTATCACCATATGTGGTTTCGGGTGTATCTTTGTGTGTGTGGCCCATCACGTGTATATATGGCCATATCTCTGTTCGTGGCTATGAGTGTTCGGGCCTTCTGTTTCTTGGTTGATCGGAAAATTTCAATCTCAGGGCGATTCCGCCCACCGCCGTCGATCCTCCCCTGTCGCCCTTGTGCCGTGTCAATGTCTCTCGCCGTTCGTGCCTAGTTTCATTGCCGCACAACCTCGCCATTCGGTCCTCTCCAACCAGTTTCTTGCACCGCACCACCGCTGTCATGTCCATCTCTCCAAACATTTCCCTTCCTCGGTCATGTTTTTCGGCGTCGGAAAATTGATGCACGCGCAACGTCAACTAGCACCTCCTCTTTACAAACGGCCCTTCAGCCGAACATGTCGTGCTTGTCTTGGCGCTCGGTCCACGCGTCGTCTCTAAAATCGACTGAAATGCCTCACATTTTGAAGCAAACGAAGAATGTAAATTGTTTGTCTCATTCTTTGTTAGACACCACCCTgttaggcccctcccaatgcttcaccttgtacaggtgctaagccttccACGTAGGTAAAAAATCTGATGTGACAAGTtatttaagaggagagagatgagtgtgTGGTGACCTCAGGAAGAACCAATGCTAAGCGCGTGAACCTAGGCAAAACATTTAAAAGAAAGGAGCCCACCAATACATAAAGAGctttagttgctaaatcattaaatgaagcaagctttaGCAACCATAAGCTAAGCACATATGCATTGGGGAAtatagttgctaagctatttaatgtgcttagcacctcatctaagcacccatgCATTGGCAGCGGCCTTAAATCTaactcaccctctctctctctgggGGGGGGCACTGAGTAGGCACAAGGCGGTAGTCGGCCAACTAAGGGCTCAGGTCTACAAGCGACACGACCTAGTACAACAATGCCACAGGTCACGATCAACCAGTGGGGAGGTTTCAGTTGGATCTGTTCCCTCAATCAAATCCAACTGTAGGTCAACACGCAAACCATTGAAAGCAGGCGTTACCGCACGCCCCACGACACATTTACCCTAGACAtgattaggctagtcatagtggtgagtaacttagactagtaacattgcatatgttactagtctatgttactacctttctagtggggagtaacatatatgtggtATCATGCAAGCCATCATTATTAAGATATAGACTCAGTTTGCCTTGGGATGTgttatgttatagtaacatattatgaTACTTCAaccatccactactagggaaaaccttatacacagaactttagcagtagcactTGTTAAAAAAGCACGCTagtgctaactagcagtagcgcgttggcGAAAACTGCGCTACAGATACATATATAGCAGTAGTGTGTCTAGccataaaagcgctactactaaaattcccaatgCTAAGccaataggctacacatagtagtagcaatCTTATAGAAACAACACTACCGCTACTTGTTTTGTAGTAGCGCGTTTATGAAAAAAGGTGCTACGGCTAACGAAAactaaattaaatggaaagcaaataaaaaagagaaaggaatagcagtagcacaTGTTCAGAAAcatgctatagctaacgtagcagtagcacacttcctggaacgcgctacttctacttttgacttaaccgcgcggttcgttcttcccccacggccacttcccccaaatccctactccTCCGCTGTCGCCGCTCTGCATCGCCGTCCGCCGCCGCATGCTCTCCCATCGCTCTCTGCACACCCTAGACGCCGTCCccaaccccgacctcgacgccgcccccgaccccgacctcgacgccgccccgaccccgacctcgacaccgccctccgccgcgcgcctgaggccccgaccccgacctcgacgccgcctgccccgacctcgccgcaggcacccgaggtgagcacgcctcctcctccccctcccctacctctgcctagctaaattttctagggttcttcaaattttagattgtatcaaattagttagggttcatcaaattagatggtaattagggcagtagtttctAGGtactaattgaaggaaatatgccctagaggcaataataaagttattatttattttcttatttcatgacaaatgtttagtattcatgctagaattgtattaaccgaaaacataatacatgtgtgaatacatagacaaacagagtgtcactagtatgcctctacttgactagctcattgatcaaagatggttatgtttcctaaccatagacatgagttgtcatttgataaacaggatcacatcattaggagaatgatgtgattgacttgacccattccgttagcttagcacttgatcattttagtttactactattgctttcttcatgacttatacatgttcctatgactatgagattatgcaactcccgattaccggaggaacactttgcgtgctaccaaacgtcacaacataactgggtgattgtaaaggtgctctacacgtgtctccgatggtacttgttgagttggcatagatcaagattaggatttgtcacttcgattgtaggagaggtatctctgggccctctcggtaatgcacatcactataagccttgcaagcgatgcaactaatgagttagtagcgggatgatgcattacggaacaagtaaagagacttgccggtaacgagattgagctaggtattgagataccgacgatcgaatctctggcaagtaacataccgatgacaaacggaacaacgtatgttgttatacggtttgaccgataaagatcttcgtagaatatgtaggagccaatatgaacatccaggttccgctattggttattgaccgaagacgtgtctcggtcatgtctacatagttctcgaacccgtagggtccgcacgcttaacgttcggtgacgatcggtattatgagtttatgtgatttgatgtaccgaaggtagtttggagtctcggatgtgacatggacatgacgaggagtctcgaaatggtcaagacataaagattgatatattggacgactatattcggacaccgcaaGTGtcctgggtgatttcggagaaaaccagagtgccggagggttaccggaacccccaggagaagtaatgggccacatgggacTTAGTGGAGAGAGATAGGGCCGGCcatggcaggccgcgcgccccctccccctctggtccgaattggactagggaaggggggcggcgccccctttccttctccctctcgtccttcctttccccctcctagtaggagtaggaaaggggagtcctactcctactaggaggactcctcctcctggcgcgcccagcaaGGGccggcctgttggaaatatgccctagaggcaataataaaagggttattattatatttccttgttcatgataattgtcttttattcatgctacaattgtgttatccggaattcgtaatacatgtgtgaatacatagacaccaacatgtccctagtaagcctctagttgactagctcgttgatcaacagatagtcatggtttcctgactatggacattggatgtcattgataacgagatcacatcattaggagaatgatgtgatggacaagacccaatcctaaacatagcacaagatcgtatagttcgtttgctagagtttttccaatgtcaagtatcttttctttagaccatgagatcgtataactctcggatgtcgtaggagtgctttgggtgtaccaaacgtcacaacgtaactgggtgactataaaggtatactatgggtatctccgaaagtgtctgttgggttgacacggatcaagactgggatttgtcactccgtataacggagaggtatctctgggcccactcggtaatgcatcatcataatgagctcaaagtgaccaggtgtctggtcacgggatcatgcattacggtacgagtaaaatgacttgccggtaacgagattgaacgaggtattgggataccgacgatcaaatctcgggcaagtaatgtaccgattgacaaagggaattgtatacggggttgcttgaatcctcgacatcgtggttcatccgatgagatcatcgaggagcatgtgggagccaacatggctatccagatcccgctgttggttattgactggagagccatctcgatcatgtctacatgtctcccgaacccgtagggtctacacacttaaggttcggtgacgctagggttgtagagatataatatgcagtaacccgaaagttgttcggagtcccggatgagatcccggacgtcacgaggagttccggaatggtccggaggtgaagaattatatataggaagtgcagtttcggccatcgggagagtttcggcactactaggaaaaggcctactaatggcgcactggtttcgcctactaatggcgcattaccagtgcgccattagtagcacgccaccagtatatcttactaatggcgcaccacaggtgcgccattagtatctggtatactaatggcgcaccaggcagtgtgccattagttttgcccacagtgcgccactagtgtctgctatactaatggtgcaccacacgttagtgcaccattagtaacaattttttaattttttttcttaatctcatgtcactatttcacctatgagatatccaacacacatatatatacaacaagcatccatataacaatcatagccaacacacaagttccatcatatatacatacatagccaacacacaagttccatcatatatacatacatagccaacacatagttccatcgttacatattacaaaagtttcacattgttcatccaacacc
The Triticum dicoccoides isolate Atlit2015 ecotype Zavitan chromosome 3A, WEW_v2.0, whole genome shotgun sequence genome window above contains:
- the LOC119270070 gene encoding zinc finger CCCH domain-containing protein 12-like codes for the protein MDEAGRASAPAVVTVTASAAAPSPPPPPPPATATAAAADPPSPDPDALYEEGMWQQMAMSSSATMQSGPYPVRPGEPDCTYYLRTGLCRFGMSCRFNHPQDRNTAIASARMKGEYPERVGQPECQYYLKTGTCKFGPTCKFHHPREKAGIAGMVQLNTLGYPLRPNERECAYYLKTGQCKYGNTCKFNHPEIFNAVASSRGSPIYPPVHNSGSTGPHSYTGTMASWTYPRGSFIPSPRWQSPSNYTPMIVPQGLVQVPSWNSYPGQMVPVSSPESRLQSPGAQQYYGTSRQGEASAGNQGMQSSYRSSSFPAPQYALQRENVFPERPDQPECIYYIKTGDCKFGAVCKFHHPRVRSQPPPDCILSPMGLPLRPGEELCKFYSRYGICKFGVNCKFDHPMAAPMGVYAYGYSASASPNAPMARRLLESPSGSAYAS